Proteins encoded by one window of Desulfovibrio ferrophilus:
- a CDS encoding methyl-accepting chemotaxis protein: MFRRTLALLSLPLLLLATALAAIIFTAPSAAGNSNFINDYSVYQYTAITLTLISILALAAGGTALAVTAKRRESALAALLAAKTKTHRVDNFVDFQNLLKDIIVENDDYVRSIAQMNTETEQLRTELSIAQSQTQTARRHGEAARCQSLQSASGTLHTAITNIHGAAGELQTATMSASSGARDQQRLSSESASAMEQMNASVAQVAESAEAAAVAADRAMEEAQAGASAVDETVAAIQAVNEHTAELSEVVSGLGVQAEGIGRIMNVIADIADQTNLLALNAAIEAARAGDAGRGFAVVADEVRKLAEKTMEATRDVGQQVEAIQGGVDRTRTGMTAAAAIVEQATEVARRSGTMLTTIVELAAENADQIRSIATAATQQSAASEQVTRAVAQVDNISQQTNEGMETSSQALENLLSGVSELDGLNGAFDLMGTGKVQQALNQLAESADILSMTPERQETAMRQTIAQSAFLELLYLTDAKGIQPCSNIPRPGQESPHDARAKGKDWSSRPWFTTAMETGTMVISEVYVSQASGERCITVSTPFGDQDKPSGVIAADVTLG; encoded by the coding sequence ATGTTTCGACGCACCCTTGCCCTCCTTTCCCTGCCCCTTCTCCTGCTGGCTACAGCCTTGGCCGCAATAATCTTTACGGCACCATCCGCAGCTGGAAATAGCAACTTCATCAATGATTACAGCGTATATCAATATACAGCCATTACCCTCACCCTGATCAGCATTCTGGCTCTGGCCGCCGGCGGAACCGCATTGGCAGTGACAGCCAAACGCCGCGAATCCGCCTTGGCGGCCCTGCTCGCAGCCAAGACCAAAACACATAGAGTAGACAATTTTGTAGACTTTCAAAACTTACTAAAAGACATTATTGTGGAAAACGACGACTATGTAAGATCTATTGCCCAAATGAATACCGAGACAGAACAGCTTCGCACCGAACTCTCCATTGCCCAATCCCAAACGCAAACGGCTCGTCGACATGGTGAGGCCGCCCGCTGCCAGAGCCTGCAAAGCGCCTCCGGCACCCTGCACACTGCCATTACCAATATTCACGGCGCAGCAGGAGAACTGCAAACCGCAACCATGAGCGCCAGTAGCGGAGCACGCGACCAACAACGCTTATCCAGCGAATCAGCCTCCGCCATGGAGCAGATGAACGCCTCTGTTGCTCAGGTAGCAGAAAGTGCGGAAGCCGCAGCAGTGGCTGCTGACCGGGCTATGGAAGAAGCCCAGGCAGGGGCCAGTGCCGTGGATGAAACCGTTGCCGCCATCCAGGCCGTGAATGAGCACACCGCAGAATTGTCCGAGGTTGTCTCGGGACTGGGCGTGCAGGCCGAAGGCATCGGACGCATCATGAATGTTATCGCGGACATTGCAGACCAGACCAACCTGTTGGCCCTCAACGCCGCCATCGAAGCCGCCCGTGCCGGGGATGCCGGACGCGGCTTTGCCGTCGTGGCCGACGAGGTACGCAAACTGGCTGAAAAAACCATGGAAGCCACACGGGACGTCGGGCAACAGGTCGAGGCCATCCAGGGTGGTGTGGATCGCACCCGCACGGGCATGACCGCTGCTGCCGCCATCGTTGAGCAGGCCACGGAGGTCGCTCGACGCTCGGGGACAATGCTGACCACCATCGTTGAACTTGCTGCTGAAAATGCCGACCAGATTCGCTCCATTGCCACAGCAGCCACCCAGCAATCAGCTGCCAGCGAGCAGGTCACTCGCGCCGTGGCTCAAGTGGACAACATCTCCCAGCAGACCAACGAAGGCATGGAGACCTCCTCCCAGGCCCTTGAAAACCTCCTCTCTGGGGTATCGGAACTCGATGGCCTGAACGGAGCCTTTGACCTTATGGGCACGGGAAAGGTTCAGCAGGCCCTCAACCAGCTGGCTGAATCCGCAGACATCCTTTCCATGACACCGGAGCGCCAGGAGACGGCCATGCGCCAAACCATCGCGCAGAGCGCCTTCCTCGAACTTCTGTATCTGACTGATGCCAAAGGCATCCAACCCTGTTCGAATATCCCGCGTCCCGGCCAGGAGTCCCCACATGACGCTCGGGCCAAGGGCAAGGACTGGTCTTCACGACCATGGTTCACGACAGCCATGGAGACCGGGACCATGGTCATTTCCGAGGTCTATGTCTCCCAGGCCAGCGGCGAGCGATGCATCACAGTCTCCACTCCTTTCGGCGACCAGGACAAGCCCTCGGGCGTCATCGCCGCGGACGTGACTCTGGGATAG